The Bacteroidota bacterium genome has a segment encoding these proteins:
- a CDS encoding killer suppression protein HigA: MDISFRPAKLEKTVATPRDVKKHYGDNTKSIIARLEDLASAPNLEVMRTLPGKTHELKGDRAGELGIHVSANHRITFRPSHDPLPRKADGSLDWQQVTAIVIDEINEDYHRR, translated from the coding sequence ATGGATATTTCATTCAGACCTGCAAAACTGGAAAAGACAGTTGCCACACCAAGGGACGTAAAGAAGCACTATGGGGACAATACCAAAAGCATCATTGCAAGGCTGGAAGATCTAGCCTCGGCACCCAACCTGGAGGTAATGCGCACCCTGCCGGGAAAGACACATGAACTGAAAGGGGACAGGGCCGGAGAGCTGGGCATACACGTATCGGCCAACCACCGTATCACCTTTCGGCCCAGTCATGATCCCCTACCCCGCAAAGCTGATGGGAGCCTGGACTGGCAGCAGGTAACCGCAATAGTGATAGA